The Sphaerochaeta globosa str. Buddy region AAGGTTCATGCAGGATTGACTGCCGATTGCACCGAGCTGGCCATAGAGAAGGAGACTAAAAACCTTTTGCAGACACGCCCGGCGATTGGTGGCAATATTATGGCAACCATCAAGAGTCCCGACCATCGCCCCCAGATGTCTACGATCAGGCCCCGTTCCACCAAAAAGCCTCTGCCCGATGCGAAGCGGACAGGTACTGTGGTCCGTATTGCCTCCTCTCCGACTTGGAAGAATGAACAGGTCCAGGTACTTGGCTTGAGGAGTCTGGAAGGACAGAGTGCAAGTATAGAAGAGGCCGATATTGTGGTAAGTGGAGGCAAAGGCCTGAAGAAACGCGATAATTTTTCGCTCATTGAAGACCTCGCCAAGGCTTTCGATGGGGAAGTGGGTGCCAGTCGCGATGCCGTTGATCGTGGATGGGCTGCCTACCCCCATCAGGTTGGACTTTCGGGTAAGACCATATCACCCCGTCTGTATGTGGCTGTCGGCATTTCGGGTGCCATCCAACACCTTGCTGGTATTAAAACAGCCAAATGCATTGTGGCTATCAATCACGATGAACATGCAAATATCCTCAATCTTGCAGATTTCGCTCTGGTCGGGGATTTGTTTGCCATTCTGCCTGAAATCCAGAAACGGCTGCAAGAGAGGAGTCGAGTATGAAGTACCAATATGGAACCGTCACTAAAGCGTTGGTCGGGGAACTCCAGGCCATTGTAGGGAAGCCCAATCTCATGATCGACCTTGAGCGTATCGAGAACTACAGCCATGACGAAACTTCCAAGGAAGAGTATGCCCATACTCCGGATTTGGTCCTCACCCCTACATCCGCTTTGCAGATTGCCGCTATTATGAAACTAGCCACCCGCGAGCGTATTCCTGTAACACCCCGTGGTGCTGGTTCGGGCCTCTCTGGTGGTGCCATACCCTTGTTTGGGGGCATTGTACTGTCGGTGGAGAAGATGAACAAAGTCCTCGAGATTGATGAGGCAAACCTAACGGTCACCGCCGAAGCAGGCATTGTGACCAACGAGTTGAACGAACAGCTCAAGAGCCGGGGGCTTTTCTTTGCCGGCTATCCAATGAGTCTTGAGACTTGTTTTCTGGGTGGCAACATCGCTGAGAATGCCGGAGGCGGCAAGGCAGTGAAGTACGGGGTGACCGGACGGTATATTTTAGGCATGGAAGTGGTCACACCCCAAGGCGACATTGTTGAGTTGGGAGGAAAAGTCACCAAGGATGTCAGCGGATATGATTTGAAACAGCTGTACATCGGCAGTGAAGGGACCTTGGGCATTATCACCAAGGCGACGATCAAGCTGTTGGGAGTCCCCAAGGTGGCTTCCAACCTCCTAGTCCCGTTTGCAAGTGCTCAAGAGGCTATTGCTGTGGTGCCTTTGATCATGAAACAGGGTATTATTCCCACCAGCATTGAGTTCATGGACCGTAGTTCGATCGAACTGACTTGCTCCTATCTCAATGAGAGCCTGCCTCTTGAAGGAGTGGGTGCGATGTTGCTCATTGAGATTGACGGTACTGATGAGCAGACGGTGGAGCGCGAGTTGATTCAGGTAGGGGATTTGTGCAGTGAGCAGGGTGCTATGGAAGTCTATATTGCTGAGGATGCAACGACGCGCGAGCGTATCTGGTCGGTCAGACGCAATATCGCCGAGGCCATCAAGGTGTATAGTCCCATCCAGAGTTTGGAGGATGTGGTGGTTCCCATTGCTTCCATCCCCCTTGTTCTGCCCCGCCTTGAGCAGCTGAAGGCCAAGTACCAGGTCAGCATCCCCTGTTATGGACATGCAGGGGATGGAAACCTGCACGCCACCATTGTCAAGGATCCGCAGATGAGCCTTGATGATTGGAAGGATCTGGAACCGAAGCTGCTCTCTGAACTGTATGCCTTCATTACCGGTGAGCTTGGAGGAAAAATAAGCGGTGAACATGGCATCGGGCTGAAACGCAAAGGGTATTTGAAAGCGGTAACTCCCCCTGCTGAATACCAGCTTTTCAAGGCCCTGAAAGCGGCGTTCGATCCCCTCTATATTATGAATCCAGGCAAAATTCTGGACTGAGGAAGTACCATGGCAAAGCAACCCAAGCCGCACGGCAAGGCAGAGGCAACCAAGCAACTGATTTTTGAGAGTGCATTGGCACTGTTCAAGAAGAAGGGCTTCGACCAAGTTTCCATCAAGGAAATCACTGACTATGCCGGTACGGCAAAGGGTAGTTTTTATACCTATTTCAACACCAAGAGCGATACCATCGTCCAAGAGTTCTGGGCCATCGATGCTTACTACCGAAGCATCGAGGCCGAAGTGCTTACTCAAGCGTCGGCCTCTGACAAGCTCTTGAAGTTTACCGAGTTGCAGCTGACCTATGTGCGTGATGTCATCGGTTGCGATACGCTGAAGGTCCTCTACGCCAACCAGGTGCTCAAGGACGGCTCTGACAAGGTTATTACCGACCAGAGCCGGTTCTGGTACACCTTCATCTGCTCCCTCATTGAAGAGGGGCAGAGATCAGGGTTGTTCCACTGTGAAAAGACAGCAGCCGAGTATGCCGGATTTTTCAACCGTGCAATCCGCGGCCTGTTCCTGGACTGGAATATCAGCTCGGCCTCCTTCGATCTGGTAGAGGCCGGGCTCGACTATTGCACTTCGCTGTTGCTTCCCGCCCTGCTACAGAGCTAAACCCTGCTCTATCAGATGGGAGAGCATTACCATTCCTTTTTTGGTGGGATGGAGGTTGTCGGCAAGAACGCCGTCTCCTTCTTGTATCGGAAAAGCTGCAAGGTCGATAAGGTGGGCCCCGCAATGGGCTGTAACGATGCTTCGAATCTCCTGTGCCAAGTCAAGCTGATTCCAGTTGTGCATGTTTACCTGCTCAAGGGTGCGGTCGGTGCGCTGAACGGGTGTGCAGAAGAACAGGGTGCTGGTGGTGAATCGAGCGAGCATTGAAGTAACCAACTGCTCATAGGCTTGGGAAAAGACTGCCTTGGTTACCGGCTGGTCAGCCTGGCCCCAATCGTTGGTACCACCGAACACGATGATGATGTCACCAGAAAGACGTGACTGTCTTTTTTCATCCTGGAAGCAGGATGAAAGCGGCCTGAGTCCAGTTCTGCTGATCCTACTGCCTGAGTATGATTCATTCATAATCAAGCTCAGGTTGCATCGTTTGGACAAGAGATGCCACCATGTGTGTTCGACGTGCGTCACATCGACGCCATCCCGTGGATAAAAGAGTTCGTTTTCACTCGGTACGTAGCCGGCGAAGGTGGATATGGAATCACCGAGAATGGAGAAGGTTGTGTGTGTCATGCGCTGAGTGTATCGCACTGCTTTTCCTCACTCAAGTGTCTATGGTATGCTTGGCAAGGAGGCTTGCATGGATACGAAGATTTCGCTGGTGCAAAGAGGAGCCATTGAGAAGGTTGGCTCAACCTTCGTAGAGGCATTCGGCCACACGAACGCATTGCTGGTAGCCGATGGGAACACGTTGCGTGTTGCCGGCTTTGCCACAGTCCGCTCCCTTGAGAAGGCCGGCATTGAAGTGCGTCGGTTCATTTTCCCCGAGCTCCCCCAGCCGTATGCCGATGAGCACTCGATAGCGCAAGTCCGCCTTAGTTTGGAGATGGACAATTGCATTGCCGTAGTACTGGGGTCTGGAACGCTCAATGATATAACCAAGCGTGCAAGCTCTGAATTGGACCGCCCTTACATGGTGGTTGCCACCGCCCCATCGGTGGATGGATACACCTCCTATGGTGCAGCTG contains the following coding sequences:
- a CDS encoding electron transfer flavoprotein subunit alpha/FixB family protein, yielding MAEVWTLSECSFHGLKDVSYELLARGRALADELGVLLGTVVLGHRIQGEDLQSLIEHGCDVVYVADDQSLANFTCESYANVLVPLIQEKGPQVMIAAATTTGRTLMPYVAVKVHAGLTADCTELAIEKETKNLLQTRPAIGGNIMATIKSPDHRPQMSTIRPRSTKKPLPDAKRTGTVVRIASSPTWKNEQVQVLGLRSLEGQSASIEEADIVVSGGKGLKKRDNFSLIEDLAKAFDGEVGASRDAVDRGWAAYPHQVGLSGKTISPRLYVAVGISGAIQHLAGIKTAKCIVAINHDEHANILNLADFALVGDLFAILPEIQKRLQERSRV
- a CDS encoding FAD-binding oxidoreductase, whose amino-acid sequence is MKYQYGTVTKALVGELQAIVGKPNLMIDLERIENYSHDETSKEEYAHTPDLVLTPTSALQIAAIMKLATRERIPVTPRGAGSGLSGGAIPLFGGIVLSVEKMNKVLEIDEANLTVTAEAGIVTNELNEQLKSRGLFFAGYPMSLETCFLGGNIAENAGGGKAVKYGVTGRYILGMEVVTPQGDIVELGGKVTKDVSGYDLKQLYIGSEGTLGIITKATIKLLGVPKVASNLLVPFASAQEAIAVVPLIMKQGIIPTSIEFMDRSSIELTCSYLNESLPLEGVGAMLLIEIDGTDEQTVERELIQVGDLCSEQGAMEVYIAEDATTRERIWSVRRNIAEAIKVYSPIQSLEDVVVPIASIPLVLPRLEQLKAKYQVSIPCYGHAGDGNLHATIVKDPQMSLDDWKDLEPKLLSELYAFITGELGGKISGEHGIGLKRKGYLKAVTPPAEYQLFKALKAAFDPLYIMNPGKILD
- a CDS encoding TetR/AcrR family transcriptional regulator; translated protein: MAKQPKPHGKAEATKQLIFESALALFKKKGFDQVSIKEITDYAGTAKGSFYTYFNTKSDTIVQEFWAIDAYYRSIEAEVLTQASASDKLLKFTELQLTYVRDVIGCDTLKVLYANQVLKDGSDKVITDQSRFWYTFICSLIEEGQRSGLFHCEKTAAEYAGFFNRAIRGLFLDWNISSASFDLVEAGLDYCTSLLLPALLQS
- a CDS encoding SGNH/GDSL hydrolase family protein, which encodes MTHTTFSILGDSISTFAGYVPSENELFYPRDGVDVTHVEHTWWHLLSKRCNLSLIMNESYSGSRISRTGLRPLSSCFQDEKRQSRLSGDIIIVFGGTNDWGQADQPVTKAVFSQAYEQLVTSMLARFTTSTLFFCTPVQRTDRTLEQVNMHNWNQLDLAQEIRSIVTAHCGAHLIDLAAFPIQEGDGVLADNLHPTKKGMVMLSHLIEQGLAL